The Pseudomonas bijieensis DNA window GCAGATGTTGACGGTCTACTCCCCGCACTAAGGTGACCGGGGAGCTTTGTGTGGTGAGGGGTTCATCTGTGGGAGCAAGGCTTGCCCGCGATGGCCACACTGCGGTTTAACAGTTGAACCGCGATATCGTTCATCGCGGGCAAGCCTTGCTCCCACAGGTCAAAGCTCCCACAAAGAGGATAAATCCCCTCACCAAAGGTTCTGCGCTCGGCCGGTATCCGCTTAGCCGACTGGCACCCCCCTCTAAACCCCGCCTTTTTCCTGCCGATACAAGCTGTTACTGTACAGGTCATAAAAGCCCAAGCCGCCTGGTTCGGATCTCAGATTTGACACGTCCCCTCCTCCTGCTCCTGCTCCTGCTCCTGATCAGCCTGGCCTTGAGCTTCCCCGCCAGCGCAACCATCAGCGAAAGCCATGGCTATGCGCAGTTCGGCACGCTCAAGTATCCGGCCAGGTTCACCCACTTCGACTGGGTCAACCCGCAAGCGCCCAAGGGCGGAGTCTTGCGGGTCATGGCATTCGGCACCTTCGATACGCTCAACCCCTATACATTCAAGGGCAGCAGCCCGGTTTCCACGCCCAATTTCCTGCAATACGGCATCAATGAGCTGAACGAACCGTTGATGGTCGGCACCGGCCAATACGCCCCGTCCGGCGATGAGCCGACGTCCAGCTATGGCCTGATCGCCCAATCGGTGGAATACAGCGAAGACCGCAGTTGGGTGGTGTTCAACCTGCGACCCGAAGCACGGTTTCACGATGGCGTGCCGATCACCGCCTATGACGTGGCGTTCTCCTACAGGACGCTGCTCAAGGAAGGCCATCCGCAATACCGCACCAACCTGCAGGAAGTGCTGCGGGTCGACATTCTCAACCCGCTGAAAATCCGCTTTGTCTTCAAGCGTGCGGGCAATCCGTTGCTGATCCTGCGCCTGGGCGAACTGCCGGTGTTGCCCCAGCACTACTGGAAAGACCGCGACTTCAAGGCGACGACCTTCGACCCGCCCCTGGGCAGCGGACCTTATCGCATCACCAAAGTACAGCCAGGCCGCCAACTGGTGTTCGAACGGGTCAAGGATTACTGGGGGAAGGACCTGCCAGTCAATCGCGGCAAATACAACGTCGACCGCATGGACGTGGAGTTCTATCGCGACAGCGAAGTGGCCTTCGAAGCCTTCAAGGCTGGCGAGTTCGATATCTACATCGAACACCAGGCCAAAAACTGGGCCAACGGCTATGACTTCCCGGCGATCAAGCGTGGCGACGTGATCAAGGCGCAGATTCCCCACCAGATCCCGACCCAGACCCAGGGCCTGTTCATGAACACTCGGCGCGCTACGTTTGCCGAGGTCAAGGTGCGTGAAGCCCTGGGGCTGATGTTCGATTTCGAGTGGACCAACCGCACCCTGTTCAGCGGCGCCTACAAGCGCACCCTCAGTTACTACCCCAACAGCGAATTCTCCGCTACCGGCCTACCGGTGGGCCATGAATGGCTGTTGCTCAAGCCCTACCGGGAACAACTGCCGGCCAAACTGCTCACCGAACCCTTCAGCTTGCCCAGGACCGATGGGCGCGGCATTCCCCGGGAAACCCTGCGCAAAGCCTTGGGGTTATTGAAGGAAGCCGGCTGGACCCTCAACGGCCAACGCCTGCTGAACGCCGACAGCCAGCCCCTGAGCTTCGAAATCCTGCTGGTGAACCCGAACCTGGAGCGCATCCTGCAACCCTACGTCGAGAACCTCGCCAGTATCGGCATCCAGGCCCGGCTGCGCACGGTGGACCGCGCCCAGTACAAGCAGCGCCTGGACCAGTTCGACTTCGACATGATCCTGCTGACCTTGAACCAGACCCTCAGCCCGGGCCTTGAGCAATGGCAGTACTTCCACTCCAGCCAGGTCGGGGTCAAGGGCAGCAAGAATTACGCCGGGATCGCCAACCCGGTGGTCGACCATCTGCTGGAAAAGCTGCTCGCCGCCCAGACCCGCGACGAACAGGTCGCCGCCGGCAAGGCCCTGGATCGCGTGCTGCTGTGGCAGCATTACTGCATCCCCAACTGGTATCTCAATTATCATCGCCTGGCGTACCGCAACCGGTTCGCCTTCGTCACCACGCCGCCCTACACCCTGGGCCTGAGCGCATGGTGGCTGAAATCTTCGGAGAAAGATCAATGAAGCCTTTGCGCGCCCTGCTCCTGCAGGCCAGCAGCCTGTTATTCGCCGGGCTGGCCTGTGCCGCGCCACAGCATGCCGTGACCTTGTACAACGAGCCACCGAAATACCCGGCCGACTTCAAGCATTTCGACTACGTCAACCCGGACGCACCCAAGGGCGGCGTGTTTCGCCAGGGCGGCTTCGGTGGCTTCGACAGCCTCAACCCGTTCATCAGCAAAGGCGTGCCCGCCGATGACATTGGCCTGATCTACGACACCCTGGCCAAGCAGGGCCTGGACGAACCGTTCACCGAATATGGCCTGATCGCCGAAAAAATCGAGAAAGCCCCGGACAATGGCTGGGTGCGCTTCTACCTGCGCCCCGAAGCTCGCTTCAACGACGGCCATCCGGTGCGCGCCGAAGACGTGGTCTTCAGCTTCCAGACCCTGACCAAGGACGGCGCACCGATGTTTCGCGGCTATTACAACGACGTCGCCGAAGTCATCGCCGAAGAACCGCTCAAGGTGCTGTTCAAATTCAAGCACACCAATAACCGCGAACTGCCGCTGATCCTCGGCCAACTGCCGGTATTGCCGAAACACTGGTGGGCCGAGCGCGACTTCAGCAAGGGCAACCTGGAGATCCCCCTGGGCAGCGGTCCCTACAAGGTCACCGAAGTGAAGGCCGGTCGCTCGATCCGCTATGAACGGGTGAAGGACTATTGGGGCAAGGACTTGCCGGTCAATCGCGGCTTCTACAATTTCGACGTGCTGGTCACCGACTACTATCGTGACAACACCGTCGCGGTCGAGGCCTTGAAAGCCGGGCAATTCGATTTCTGGCTGGAAATGACCGCCAAGAACTGGGCCAATGCCTACAACATCCCGGCCGTGACCGAAGGCCGGTTGATCAAGGAACAGATTCCCAACGGCAACCCCACTGGCATGCAGGGCTTCGTCTACAACCTGCGCCGTCCGATCTTCCAGGATGTGCGGGTGCGCAAGGCCTTGAGCCTGTTGCTGGATTTCGAGTGGACCAACAAGCAACTGTTCAACGGCGCCTATGCCCGTACCCGCAGCTACTTCGAGAATTCGGAAATGGCCGCCACCGGCCTGCCCGGCGAAGACGAGTTGAAAATTCTCGACCCCCTGCGCGGCAAGATTCCCGAGCAGGTCTTCACCGAAGCCTTCCAGCCTTCGGTGTGCGACGGCAGCGGCATGCTCCGCGACCAGCAGCGCAAGGCTTACCAATTGCTGCAAGAAGCCGGCTGGCGCATCGTTAACGACAAAATGGTCGATGCCCAAGGCAAACCGGTGGTGCTGGAATTCCTGCTGGCCCAGACCGAGTTCGAGCGGGTGCTGCTGCCGTTCAAGCGCAACCTGAGCGACCTGGGCATCGAACTGGTCATCCGTCGGGTAGACGTGTCCCAGTACATCAACCGCGTACGCTCCAGGGATTTCGACCTGGTGGTGGGCAGCTTCCCGCAATCCAGCTCGCCGGGGAATGAACAACGCGAATTCTGGATGTCCGCCGCCGCGGACAAACCCGGCAGTCGCAACACCATGGGCCTGAAGGACCCGGCCGTGGACCAACTGGTGGAACAACTGATCAACGCCGATTCGCGCAAGAGCCTGGTGGCCCACGCCCGGGCACTGGACCGGGTTCTGCAATGGGGCTACTACGTGATCCCCAACTGGCACATCAAGACCTGGCGCGTGGCCTACTGGAATCACATCGGTCACCCGAAAATCACGCCGACCTATGACATCGGCACCACGACCTGGTGGGTCAAGCCGGACACCAAGCCTGCCATCGAAGTAGAGAAACAAGTCATGGAACAACAGATCAACGCTGCCCCCGCGAGCGTGGAGTAACCCGATGCTGGCTTATATCTTCCGGCGACTGCTGCTGATCATCCCGACGCTGTTCGGCATCCTGTTGATCAACTTCGTCATCATCCAGGCCGCGCCCGGCGGGCCGGTGGAACAGATGATCGCCAAGCTCGAAGGCTTCGAAGGCGCCACCAGCCGCATTGCCGGCGGCGGCGCCGAAGTTTCGGTGGCGGGTTCCTCCTATCGCGGCGCCCAAGGCCTGGACCCGGGACTGGTCAAGGAAATCGAGCGCATGTACGGCTTTGACAAGTCGGCGCCCGAACGCCTGTGGATCATGATCAAGAACTACGCCCACCTGGACTTCGGCGACAGTTTCTTCCGCGATGCCAAGGTCATCGACCTGATCAAGGAAAAGATGCCAGTGTCCATCTCCCTCGGGTTGTGGAGCACGCTAATCATGTACCTGGTGTCGATCCCGCTGGGGATCGCCAAGGCTACGCGACACGGTAGCCATTTCGACGTGTGGACCAGTTCGGCGATCATCGTCGGTTACGCGATCCCTTCGTTCCTGTTCGCCATCCTGCTGATCGTGGTGTTTGCCGGCGGCAGTTATTTCGACTGGTTCCCGTTGCGCGGGCTGACCTCCAACAACTTCGACGAATTGAGCATGGGCGGCAAGATCCTCGACTACTTCTGGCACCTGGCCCTGCCCGTGACCGCCCTGGTGATCGGTAACTTCGCCACCATGACCCTGCTGACCAAGAACAGCTTCCTCGACGAAATCAACAAGCAATATGTAATCACCGCCAAGGCCAAGGGCCTGACTCGCCATCGGGTGCTCTACGGCCACGTCTTCCGCAACGCCATGCTGCTGGTGATTGCCGGCTTTCCTTCGGCGTTCATCGGGATCTTCTTTACCGGTTCGCTGCTGGTGGAAGTGATCTTCTCCCTCGACGGCCTGGGCCTGATGAGTTTCGAAGCGGCGATCAACCGCGACTACCCGGTGGTATTCGGCACCCTGTTCATCTTCACCCTGCTGGGGCTGGTGGTGAAACTGATCGGCGACTTGACCTACACCTTTGTCGATCCGCGCATCGACTTCGAAAGCCGGGAGCATTGAGATGAACCTGTCTCCTCTCAATCGCCGCCGTTTCGAACTGTTCAAGGCCAACAAGCGAGGCTGGTGGTCGCTGTGGCTGTTTTTGATCCTGTTCGGGCTGAGCCTGGGCGCCGAGTTGATCGCCAACGACAAGCCACTGGTGGTGCATTACGACGACGGCTGGTACTTCCCGGCCCTCAAGCGTTACCCGGAAACCACGTTCGGCGGCGAATTCCCCCTGGAAGCCAACTACAAGAGCCCGTATATCCGTGAACTGCTGGCCGCCAAGGACGCCTGGGTAGTGTGGGCGCCGATTCCGTTCAGCTACCAGAGCATCAACTACGACCTGAAGGTCCCGGCCCCGGCACCACCCTCCTCCGTAAACTGGCTGGGCACCGACGACCAGGGGCGCGATGTCCTGGCCCGGGTCATCTATGGCTTCCGCATCTCGGTGCTGTTCGCCCTGACCCTGACACTGCTCAGCTCGATCATCGGCGTGATCGCCGGTGCCTTGCAGGGCTTCTATGGCGGCTGGGTCGACTTGGCCGGCCAGCGCTTCCTGGAGATCTGGTCCGGGCTGCCGGTGCTGTACCTGCTGATCATCCTGGCCAGTTTCGTCCAGCCGAATTTCTGGTGGCTGCTGGGCATCATGCTGCTGTTCTCGTGGATGAGCCTGGTGGACGTGGTCCGCGCCGAGTTCCTGCGCGGGCGCAACCTGGAGTACGTGCGCGCCGCGCGGGCGTTGGGCATGCAGAACGGCGCCATCATGTTCCGTCACATCCTGCCCAATGCCATGGTCTCGACCATGACCTTCATGCCGTTCATCCTCACCGGTGCCATTGGCACCCTCACCGCCCTGGATTTCCTCGGTTTCGGCCTGCCGCCGGGCGCGCCGTCCCTGGGCGAGCTGGTGGCCCAGGGCAAATCCAACCTCCAGGCGCCGTGGCTGGGCATCAGCGCGTTCGCCGTGCTGGCCCTGATGCTGAGCCTGCTGGTGTTCATCGGCGAGTCCGCTCGCGATGCCTTCGATCCGAGGAAGTGATATGAACCAGGACAATCTGATCGAAGTGCGCGACCTGGCGGTGGAGTTCATTGTCGGCGAACGCCGCCAGCGAGTGGTCGAGGCGGTCAGCTTCGATATCAAGCGCGGCGAAACCCTGGCCCTGGTGGGCGAAAGCGGCTCGGGCAAATCGGTCACCGCCCACTCGATCCTGCGTTTGCTGCCCTACCCGCTGGCCCATCACCCGACCGGGACCATCCAGTACGCCGGCCAGGATTTGCTGGGCCTGAAAGAAAAGACCATTCGCCACATCCGTGGCAACCGGATTGCGATGATCTTCCAGGAGCCGATGACCTCCCTCAATCCGCTGCACTCCATTGAAAAGCAGATCAATGAAGTGCTCGGCATCCACAAGGGTTTGAGCGGCAAGGTCGCGACCCGCCGAACCCTTGAGTTGCTGGAGCTGGTTGGCATTCCCGAACCGCACAAGCGCCTGAAGGCCCTGCCCCATGAATTGTCCGGTGGCCAGCGCCAGCGGGTGATGATCGCCATGGCCCTGGCCAACGAGCCGGAATTGCTGATCGCCGACGAGCCGACTACCGCCCTGGACGTCACCGTCCAGCTGAAAATCCTCCAATTGCTCAAGGAACTGCAGGCACGACTAGGCATGTCGCTGCTACTGATCAGCCACGATTTGAACCTGGTGCGCAGAATTGCCCATCGCGTATGTGTCATGCAGCGCGGTTGCATCGTCGAACAGGCGTCGTGCGAAGAGTTGTTCCGCGCGCCGCAGCATCCGTACACTCGGGAACTGCTAGGCGCCGAACCCAGCGGCACCCCGGCAACCAATGTGGTCGGCCAGCCGCTGTTGCAGGTCGAGGACTTGAAAGTCTGGTTCCCGATCAAGAAAGGTCTGTTCAAACGCACGGTAGACTACATCAAGGCCGTGGACGGGATCCGTTTCAGCCTGCCCCAGGGCCAGACCCTGGGCATCGTCGGCGAAAGCGGCTCCGGCAAGTCCACCCTGGGCCTGGCGATCTTGCGGTTGATCGGCAGCCAGGGCGGGATCCGCTTTGAAGGCAAACAGCTCGATAGCCTGACGCAGCAACAGGTCCGGCCGCTGCGGCGGGAGATGCAAGTGGTGTTTCAGGACCCGTTCGGTAGCCTGAGCCCACGGATGTGTGTAAGCCAGATCGTCGGCGAAGGCCTGCGGATCCACAAGATCGGCACCGCAGCCGAACAGGAACAAGCGATAATCGCGGCATTGAAGGAGGTAGGCCTGGACCCGGAGACCCGGAACCGCTACCCCCATGAATTTTCCGGAGGGCAGCGCCAGCGTATCGCCATTGCCCGGGCCCTGGTGCTCAAGCCGGCGTTGATTTTGCTGGATGAGCCGACGTCGGCCCTGGACCGTACCGTGCAACGCCAGGTGGTGGAGCTGTTACGGTCGCTGCAAACCAAGTACAACCTGACGTACCTGTTTATCAGCCATGACCTGGCTGTCGTCAAAGCGCTGAGCCACCAACTGATGGTGGTCAAGCATGGCCAAGTGGTCGAACAAGGTGATGCCCGCAGCATATTCGCCGCGCCGCAACACCCCTATACACAGCAGTTGCTGGAGGCCGCCTTCCTGGCCCCAACGACTGCCGAATAACCTGAAAGAGGAGCAACACATGGGTTTTCTCGCCGGTAAGCGCGTACTGATCGTCGGTGTCGCCAGCAAGCTGTCCATCGCATCCGGCATCGCCGCCGCCATGCATCGCGAGGGCGCTGAGCTTGCCTTCACTTATCAGAACGACAAACTGAAAGGTCGTGTCGAAGAGTTCGCGCAAGGCTGGGGTTCAAGCCCTGAGCTGTGCTTCCCGTGCGACGTGGCCAGCGATGAAGAAATCGCCAAGGTCTTCGAAGAACTGAGCAAGAAGTGGGACGGCCTGGACTGCATCGTGCACTCCGTGGGCTTCGCCCCGGGCGACCAACTGGACGGCGACTTCACCGAAGCCACCACCCGCGAAGGTTTCCGCATTGCCCACGACATCAGCGCCTACAGCTTCGTCGCCCTGGCCAAGGCCGGTCGCGAAATGATGAAGGGCCGCAACGGCAGCCTGCTGACCCTGTCGTACCTGGGCGCCGAGCGCACCATGCCGAACTACAACGTCATGGGCATGGCCAAGGCTTCCCTGGAAGCCGGCGTGCGTTACCTGGCCGGTTCCCTGGGCCCGGAAGGCACCCGCGTCAACGCCGTATCGGCCGGCCCGATCCGCACCCTCGCCGCTTCCGGCATCAAGAACTTCCGCAAGATGCTGGCCGCCAACGAAGCGCAAACCCCGCTGCGTCGCAACGTCACCATCGAAGAAGTCGGCAACGCCGGCGCCTTCCTGTGCTCGGACCTGGCATCGGGCATCAGCGGTGAAATCATGTACGTGGACGGCGGCTTCAACACCACCGCCATGGGCAACATCGAAGAGTAATCTTCACGGGGCGTCCCGGCAGCAATGCAAGCCCGGTTTTGACAAAAAGAAGCGCCGCCTACCTGGTAAAAGGCAAGCGGCGTTTTTATTTCGACCTTTCGGGAGCGCCTAACAGCACCAAAGCAAAGGAAAGCGAAAACAACAGCGCCGCGACTACCCCAGAGACGGTGTCATAAGTGTAAATCACCGAGATTAACGCACCCATGAGTGACGTTAAAGAAAGAGGAGTATTCGTAAGTACATACAACCCCATGCGCAAACTGAAAGGTTGATGGTTCAGAAACACCTGGATAACACTGCCCAATCCTGTTAGCGCCACTGACGTAGCCGTCAGTATGATTAATATGACAAGGTACATCGCAACAGATGAAATACCTTGGGTATCGTTGAGATCTTCAGGATTCTCCACTGCACCGTCTGTGGCAAAGAAGAATAACATTGCACACGCCACTAATACGCAAACAACAGCGACTCCCAATCCTTGCGCACTGCGTTTCATACCCTGATCACCTTGAAAAATTAATGGGTAGCTCACCCGTAATTCGAATTTCATAATCCTGCGCTCTGGCAACTCTTCCTACTTCACGCAGGGCAGTCGTCGCTCCCTCGTCAAACGCTGCACGATGGCTGCTGGCATTCGCGTCATATCGATCTGAGTAGGCCTTGACGGTACCGGCGAATTTGAGATTACCAGAGGTATACCGAATGACTTCACCCTTAATCTGAAGCGTAATGTTTCCAAGGTAAATTCTTGCGACGTTCGAATCCTGGGCCGTCGAGTAAGGGACCTTCAGATTGATGGTAGTTACCCCCACTCCCGCAGTATTGATAATCGCCATCAAATCGGGAATTTTGTTCGGTGTTGGGCTGATACCTACTCTGTCGAGCCGAACGCTGGCAGGCTTGCCCTTGCCAAGTAACCAATGGCCAAAAGCCCTGAACGGAGTAAAGACGCCGCCGGAGAACTCCTGCTCAATTGCCATGTCTTGTGTGTTGGTGATTTTGGCTCCCTCCTTTATCCCGAGCCTCCAAGCATCCGCAGTGTTGAGGTTTGGATTCTTCAGCATTAATAGATCAGCACCATGTGCAACCTTTAAATCGCCAATAATAAAGCCGTCAAGTCCGTACCGAACAGGTCGATTGTTACGCATTTCTTGTAAATGACGTTGTAGCATTTGAGGCCAGTGACCCCGCTCGTAAGCCACGTTCCGCTCTTGGATCATTTGTCCAACCATTGCCATTGAGAAAGGAGCTGGCGCACCTCCTCTTCCACGCGAAGTGCCATATTCATCGGGATAAACAAATGTCGGGGGCAGTTCAATATTCATATGAGTACCAGTCAAGTCTAGTCATTCATAACGCTGTAGTTATGAGCCTGCATCAAATGATGCAAAGTCTCATTCTGCGTACATTCCGCCCCCTCGTGCGGTACATATATATAGCGTTACGCTGGTCCACCTATGTCATTGTTTACGAAACCTGTACCTATACCTCCAAGAATAGAAAAAGCCATGCTTGAGTACCAAGCAGTCCTACTCCCGTAGCGCCTGCTTGTGCACATACATCGCCGCATCGGCGTCAGCCAGCAGGTTGTCGATTGACCGATGGCGCTGGGCGTCGTACTCGATCTGGCCGACGCTGAACCGAATGTCGTATCCACGCTGCAACATCGCATTGCGCTCATCGAGGATTTCCTTGAGCCGCGCCATGATTGCCGCGGTCTCGACATGGGAAGAACCGGTGAGCAACGCCACGAACTCATCACCGCCCAGGCGACCGATCACATCACTCTCGCGAAACGCGATACGCAGCACATCGGCGAAGGTTTTCAGCGCGCTGTCACCCTCCGCATGCCCATAACGGTCATTGATCGGCTTGAAGTCGTTGAGGTCGAAGTACAGCAGCGTCGCCGGGCGCAACAAGCGATCACACACATTCAACGCATGCTGGGCCAACGTCCTGAAGCCGCGCCGATTGGACAGCAGCGTCAGTTCGTCCATGCTCGCCATCTGCACCGCGACCATTTCCTGCTCGGCCATGCGCGCCAGGTCGCGCAATAGTTCGCGTTCCTCATCATTGAGCTTGCGCGGCCGGGTGTCGAGCAGGCACAACGTGCCGAGCTTGCTGCCATCCTCCAGCTCGAGCGGATGCCCGGCGTAGAAACGAATGCCAGGCGCGTCCGTGACCAGTGGGTTGTCGTGGAAGCGCTCGTCCTGCTCCGCATCGCAGATCTCCAGGATCCGATCCTGCAGAATCGCATGCCCACAGAAGGAAATCTCCCGTGGGGTCTCGCTGATGTCCAAGCCGGCGCTGGATTTGAACCACTGCCGGTTGGCGTCTATCAGTGACACCAGCGCGATAGGCACGTCAAACAGACGGCGGGCAAGGCGGGTCAGGCGGTCAAACCGTTCTTCGGGTGCGGTATCAAGCAGTTTGAGCGAGTGCAGATTCTTGAGGCGAGCGGCTTCGTCGTCCGGTTTGCGTGGCGCAAGCATCGGGAACTCCATTGGCGGGACTTCATGAAGTCTAGTCCAGGACCCCTGCCGTTCAAATCGAACGGCTAAATCCAACGGGCATTTGTCGGCCAGGGCTAATACACTGCCACCCAGGTTCAAGACGAGGACGCCGACCGATGAAGCACGCCCCCCACGACGCCGCCCCTCGCTTCTGGCGCGACGCGGCCCTGCCCTTCATCGAAGCCCGGGCCATCGACGACGGGCGCAAGGTCTGCTATTCGCGCCATTCCCATGACCATTTTTCCATCGGCGCGATCACCGCCGGGCGCAGCACATACATTCACGAACAGTCGAATTTCCAGGTGGAGAGCGGCACGGTGGTGCTGATGAACCCCGGCGACGTCCATGCGTGCAATCCGATCGACGATCAGCCATGGTCCTACCTGATGCTGTACGTCGACACCCAGTGGCTTCGGGACCTGCAGCGTCGTATCGGCTTTGACGAAAACCTGGATTTCCAGGGCTTCGCCACCACCCACAGTCGCGATGTGGAGCTGTTTGCCGCCTTGGGACGGCTGTATGAGCAATTGGTGGACGAGCAGCTCGACGCGACCAGCAAGCACGCCGCCGCCGAGGCGTTTTTCATTGACCTGCAACTACGGCTCAACCCTGCCGGCCGCCCAGACCGGGGCAGCCATCCCGGCCTGATGCGTGCGGCACAGTTTATCCACGACCACTGCAGCGAAGCCTTGAAACTCGAGGACATCTGCATTGCCGCGCAACTGTCGCCGTCTTACCTGAGCCGAGCCTTCAAGCGCCATTACGGGATGACGCCCCACGCCTTCCTGGTCAACCGCCGGATCCAGTTCGCCCGACGCCAGTTGCGTGAAGGCAAGCTGATCGCTGACGTGGCGCTGGACAGCGGGTTTGCCGACCAGGCGCATTTCCAGCGCGCCTTCAAGCAACACCTGGCGGCTACGCCCGGCCAGTATCGCGGCTGAATCACACTTGCGTTCGGCCCCACTCAAGGCAACAACAGATACACCGCACTGGCCACCAACAACACCGCCATCGCCCGGTTGAACAGACGCATGGTCGCCGGGTTACCCAGCCAGGTGCGCAGAAAACTCCCGGCGTAGGCCCAGCAGCCCACCGAGACGTAGCAGATCACCAGGTAGATCGCCGCAAACTGCCACACCAGCCGCGCCTCGCCATCGGCCACGAATGCCCCCATCCCCGCCACGCAGGCCAGCCACGCCTTGGGGTTGAGCCATTGCATCAGCGCGCCATAGAACATCGAAGGCGCCCGCCCATCCTCTTCGTCGCCCAGGTGCCCGTTATCCATCGCCAGTTTCCAGGCCATGAACAATAGAAACCCCACGCCGCCCAGTTGCACCACCCGCGTGAGCCCAGGCCAGCGTTGCAGCACTTCATGCAACCCCAGCCCCATCAGTACCAGCAGCAAGACAAAGCCCAGGGTCGCACCGCCCACATGGCGCAAGGTGGCGCGAAACCCGTACCGCGCCCCGGAGCTGAGGGCCACGATGTTGACCGGTCCCGGCGTGATGGAGGCGACCAGGGCAAACGCCGCCATGGAAAATATCAGACTCATCGCATACCTTCTTTCATGTCTGTGAGGTGGCGATCAGGGTAAGTGGCCCGTTACGGCGGGTATTGAAGAAAACTGCCTAATGAGGAAAAAGCAAAACCCTCGCCCACAAAAAAGCCGCGACACCTCGATCAGGCATCGCGGCTTGTTCAGGCGATCAGCGATCGTTCTTGGTCGAAGAGCTGGTCGCGTTGGTCAGGCCCTTGGTGTTATGGGTCCCCGGCGTCGCGGTGGAAATCGCCGAAGCCTTGGTCAGGCCGCGCGTATCACGGTCCTTGGCGATGCTCGAAGTCAGCGAAGCCTTGCTGGTACGGTCAGTGCGGGTGGTGCCTGTGTGTTTGCCGCTCAGGCCATGATCGCGGGTGCGAGTGCCGGCGTGGTCGCTGGCCAATCCTTTGCCAAGGCCGCTGGAGTCGCCGGACTTGTCGTGGCCCTGGCCACCACCGATACCGCCGCCAATGCCACCGCCGTGGCCACCGCCATTGCCGCCACCGTTTCCTCCACCATTACCGCCACCATTACCGCCACCACCACCGTTACCACCGCCTGCGGCGTAGCTCGAACCGATAGGCGACAGGTCGGCAGGCAGCAAGGCCGAGGCACCCAGCGCCAAGGCACAGACAGCAACGGCAATGAGGGATTTCTTATGTTTGGACATGATGTCTCCGAAAGACAAAAACAACGGTTGAACCCTTAAGACTCAGAGGTTCAATTTTTGTTCGTGAGCATCCGACCAAGTGCGCGGGGAATTCACTGTCGATTTTTCGGTGGAGTCATGGCGGGCACGGTTCTATGCTCGGCCCATGAACCTACAAGACTCGCTGCTCCCGCCCCATGCCGAGATGGTCCGCGCCATGCTCGAACGCGACACCGCCTACGAGGGGGTGTTCTTCACCGCGGTCAAGACCACCGGCATTTTCTGTCGCCCCAGTTGCACGGCGCGCAAGCCGAAACCGGAGAACGTCGAGTTCTTCGCCCATGCCGATGAAGCCCTGTCGGCCGGCTACCGGGCCTGCCTGCGTTGCAAGCCACTGGACGCCGCGGCCATCGCGCCGGACTGGATCCAGGCCCTGCTCAAGGCTGTAGACGCCGAGCCAGACCTGCGCTGGACCGACGCCCTGCTGCTGGAGCAAGGCATTGAACCGCTGAAATTGCGCCGCTGGTTCAAGCAACATTTCGGCATGACCTTCCACGCCTACCTGCGCACCCGCCGCCTGGGCATTGCCCTGGGCGGCATCAAGGAAGGCACCTCCATCGACAATGCCGCGTTCGATTCCGGTTATGAGTCATTGAGCGGTTTTCGTGACGCCTTCGTGAAATCCTTTCATATCACACCGGGTCGC harbors:
- a CDS encoding extracellular solute-binding protein, producing MKPLRALLLQASSLLFAGLACAAPQHAVTLYNEPPKYPADFKHFDYVNPDAPKGGVFRQGGFGGFDSLNPFISKGVPADDIGLIYDTLAKQGLDEPFTEYGLIAEKIEKAPDNGWVRFYLRPEARFNDGHPVRAEDVVFSFQTLTKDGAPMFRGYYNDVAEVIAEEPLKVLFKFKHTNNRELPLILGQLPVLPKHWWAERDFSKGNLEIPLGSGPYKVTEVKAGRSIRYERVKDYWGKDLPVNRGFYNFDVLVTDYYRDNTVAVEALKAGQFDFWLEMTAKNWANAYNIPAVTEGRLIKEQIPNGNPTGMQGFVYNLRRPIFQDVRVRKALSLLLDFEWTNKQLFNGAYARTRSYFENSEMAATGLPGEDELKILDPLRGKIPEQVFTEAFQPSVCDGSGMLRDQQRKAYQLLQEAGWRIVNDKMVDAQGKPVVLEFLLAQTEFERVLLPFKRNLSDLGIELVIRRVDVSQYINRVRSRDFDLVVGSFPQSSSPGNEQREFWMSAAADKPGSRNTMGLKDPAVDQLVEQLINADSRKSLVAHARALDRVLQWGYYVIPNWHIKTWRVAYWNHIGHPKITPTYDIGTTTWWVKPDTKPAIEVEKQVMEQQINAAPASVE
- a CDS encoding extracellular solute-binding protein, with protein sequence MLLLLLLISLALSFPASATISESHGYAQFGTLKYPARFTHFDWVNPQAPKGGVLRVMAFGTFDTLNPYTFKGSSPVSTPNFLQYGINELNEPLMVGTGQYAPSGDEPTSSYGLIAQSVEYSEDRSWVVFNLRPEARFHDGVPITAYDVAFSYRTLLKEGHPQYRTNLQEVLRVDILNPLKIRFVFKRAGNPLLILRLGELPVLPQHYWKDRDFKATTFDPPLGSGPYRITKVQPGRQLVFERVKDYWGKDLPVNRGKYNVDRMDVEFYRDSEVAFEAFKAGEFDIYIEHQAKNWANGYDFPAIKRGDVIKAQIPHQIPTQTQGLFMNTRRATFAEVKVREALGLMFDFEWTNRTLFSGAYKRTLSYYPNSEFSATGLPVGHEWLLLKPYREQLPAKLLTEPFSLPRTDGRGIPRETLRKALGLLKEAGWTLNGQRLLNADSQPLSFEILLVNPNLERILQPYVENLASIGIQARLRTVDRAQYKQRLDQFDFDMILLTLNQTLSPGLEQWQYFHSSQVGVKGSKNYAGIANPVVDHLLEKLLAAQTRDEQVAAGKALDRVLLWQHYCIPNWYLNYHRLAYRNRFAFVTTPPYTLGLSAWWLKSSEKDQ
- a CDS encoding ABC transporter permease; translated protein: MNLSPLNRRRFELFKANKRGWWSLWLFLILFGLSLGAELIANDKPLVVHYDDGWYFPALKRYPETTFGGEFPLEANYKSPYIRELLAAKDAWVVWAPIPFSYQSINYDLKVPAPAPPSSVNWLGTDDQGRDVLARVIYGFRISVLFALTLTLLSSIIGVIAGALQGFYGGWVDLAGQRFLEIWSGLPVLYLLIILASFVQPNFWWLLGIMLLFSWMSLVDVVRAEFLRGRNLEYVRAARALGMQNGAIMFRHILPNAMVSTMTFMPFILTGAIGTLTALDFLGFGLPPGAPSLGELVAQGKSNLQAPWLGISAFAVLALMLSLLVFIGESARDAFDPRK
- a CDS encoding microcin C ABC transporter permease YejB, producing MLAYIFRRLLLIIPTLFGILLINFVIIQAAPGGPVEQMIAKLEGFEGATSRIAGGGAEVSVAGSSYRGAQGLDPGLVKEIERMYGFDKSAPERLWIMIKNYAHLDFGDSFFRDAKVIDLIKEKMPVSISLGLWSTLIMYLVSIPLGIAKATRHGSHFDVWTSSAIIVGYAIPSFLFAILLIVVFAGGSYFDWFPLRGLTSNNFDELSMGGKILDYFWHLALPVTALVIGNFATMTLLTKNSFLDEINKQYVITAKAKGLTRHRVLYGHVFRNAMLLVIAGFPSAFIGIFFTGSLLVEVIFSLDGLGLMSFEAAINRDYPVVFGTLFIFTLLGLVVKLIGDLTYTFVDPRIDFESREH